A region of Paenibacillus sp. JNUCC-31 DNA encodes the following proteins:
- a CDS encoding LutC/YkgG family protein: MNTEHQEWLEQLEKKSRAKQEHFMNDIASKLRRPRQRHAPTQSFRGAPAFWNELEWDIDKRIQAFTDNFVSVGAHIARVRDINEASDFIATKSHELSAKYIIRQNEQALTDLGLEEKLPDVQISVWNSQAEENWKARAAEADIGVVMADYATAYTGSVTVLSSPEKGRSVSLLPTVLIIIIPMNRLYTRLGETLNRFDEAGRENLPAGIHFISGPSRSSDIENDLTIGVHGPGIVYGLIMG, encoded by the coding sequence ATGAACACTGAACATCAGGAATGGCTGGAGCAACTGGAGAAGAAGTCTCGTGCGAAACAGGAACACTTTATGAATGACATCGCCTCCAAGTTGAGAAGGCCACGCCAACGCCATGCTCCCACCCAATCTTTTCGGGGTGCACCCGCGTTCTGGAATGAGCTGGAGTGGGACATCGATAAGCGAATACAGGCATTCACCGATAATTTTGTGAGTGTAGGTGCTCACATTGCCCGGGTGCGTGACATTAATGAAGCTTCCGACTTTATCGCAACTAAATCTCACGAATTAAGCGCGAAATACATTATACGCCAGAATGAACAGGCACTGACGGATCTTGGATTGGAAGAGAAACTCCCCGATGTGCAGATTTCTGTTTGGAACAGCCAAGCGGAGGAGAACTGGAAGGCCCGGGCAGCTGAGGCCGATATCGGGGTGGTCATGGCGGACTATGCTACAGCATATACGGGTTCCGTTACGGTACTGTCATCACCGGAGAAGGGACGCTCAGTCAGTCTATTGCCCACCGTACTGATTATTATTATTCCGATGAATAGGCTCTACACCAGACTTGGCGAAACGCTGAACCGATTCGACGAAGCGGGAAGAGAAAATCTCCCGGCAGGCATTCATTTTATTTCAGGTCCCAGTCGTTCTTCTGATATTGAAAATGATTTGACCATTGGGGTACATGGGCCGGGCATTGTATACGGCCTTATTATGGGATGA
- a CDS encoding glutathione peroxidase encodes MSVFSYQVPYMDGHMSDLSVFEGKALLIVNTASKCSYARQFTELQQLYEQYRDQGLEILAFPCDQFNHKEPGSNEEIAHYCRNHFHISFPMFEKLEVTGQSTHPLFRYLVEAAPFQGYDMETEEGRWMEQFVKEKHPELYRGDGIKWNFTKFLMDRTGEVVGRYETTVAPLEMESAIQDLLKRSWI; translated from the coding sequence ATGAGTGTATTTTCTTATCAGGTCCCCTATATGGATGGGCACATGAGCGATTTATCTGTGTTTGAGGGGAAAGCACTGCTTATTGTGAACACAGCGAGTAAGTGCAGTTACGCTCGACAATTCACCGAGCTTCAGCAGCTGTATGAACAGTATCGTGATCAGGGGCTGGAGATATTGGCGTTTCCCTGTGATCAGTTTAACCACAAGGAACCGGGCAGTAATGAAGAAATAGCTCATTATTGCAGGAATCATTTTCATATATCTTTCCCGATGTTTGAAAAGCTTGAGGTCACCGGACAATCCACACATCCTTTGTTTCGGTATCTGGTCGAAGCTGCCCCATTTCAGGGTTATGATATGGAAACGGAAGAAGGCAGATGGATGGAGCAATTTGTCAAGGAGAAACATCCCGAATTATACCGGGGAGACGGGATCAAATGGAATTTCACCAAATTTCTGATGGATCGAACCGGGGAAGTGGTTGGCCGCTATGAGACTACAGTTGCACCGTTAGAGATGGAGTCTGCGATTCAGGATTTGCTGAAGAGGTCCTGGATTTAA
- a CDS encoding bifunctional cytochrome P450/NADPH--P450 reductase translates to MAQISVPQPKTFGPLGNLPQLNFDEPVQSLVKLADEYGPIFRMELPGRSELYISGHKLVAEVSDESRFDKRVWAPLEKVRAFAGDGLFTSWTQEPNWKKAHNVLLPSFSQRAMQGYHNKMIDLAVQLVQKWSRLNPDETVNVPDDMTRLTLDTIGLCGFNYRFNSFYREEPHPFITSMVRALDESMSSLQRLRLQDKLMITKKKQFDQDIRSMFSLVDHIIAERKEQPQEGADDLLSHMLSGKDPETGETLDDENIRYQIITFLIAGHETTSGLLSFAIYYLMKNPDKLAKAQAEADQILKDPVPTYNQVRNLKYVRMVLNEALRLWPTAPAFSLYAKEDTVLDGKYPLKKGDSVSVLIPKLHRDREAWGEDVEEFRPERFEDPSKVPHDAYKPFGNGQRACIGQQFALQEATLVLGMVLKHFEFIDHADYQLKVKETLTLKPDNFTIRVRARGGQPVMAVPGVAVEEPTPVTKRQEPDTANAHHTPMLVLYGSNLGTAEGIAREIADTARYQGFRSEVAALDDRVGKLPKEGGVIIVSASYNGQPPSNAKDFVEWIEHADAGEFEGVRFSVLGCGDHNWASTYQRIPRLIDEQLSAKGAERLSPIGESDASGDFEKQVSDWTEQLWPDLARTMGIKLNESSGSERSSLSVQFVSGLAVTPLADTYDAHVAEVLENRELHDAGSERSTRHLEIKLPEGMTYREGDHLGILPQNPPELVERVLKRYGFTGTEHLVLDASGRSAAHLPLHQPVNLVDLLSHSVELQEAATRAQLRELAAYTVCPPHKKELEALLDESVYMEEVRNKRISMLDYLVKYEACELPFERFLELLPSLKARYYSVSSSPRVQPEQASITVSVVRAPAWSGQGEYKGIASNYLANLKPGEEVVMFIRTPESGFELPEKAEIPIIMVGPGTGVAPFRGFLQARRVMKQQGQQVGEAHLYFGCRNPEHDYLYKNELETAQHEGLVQLHTAFSRVEGEVKCYVQHLMRDDARQLIPILEQGGHLYICGDGSKMAPDVEATLKKAYADISGNSLDQAEEWLERLQQDGRYAKDVWTGI, encoded by the coding sequence ATGGCGCAAATTTCAGTTCCCCAACCCAAAACGTTTGGTCCTTTAGGCAATTTGCCACAGTTGAATTTTGACGAGCCCGTACAATCTCTGGTTAAACTTGCAGATGAATACGGACCGATTTTTCGAATGGAGCTTCCAGGTCGAAGTGAGCTCTATATTTCAGGCCACAAATTGGTGGCAGAGGTATCTGATGAATCCCGATTTGACAAGCGTGTCTGGGCACCGCTGGAGAAGGTTCGTGCTTTTGCCGGAGATGGCCTGTTTACGAGCTGGACACAAGAACCCAATTGGAAAAAAGCCCATAATGTATTGCTTCCCAGCTTCAGCCAACGTGCAATGCAGGGATATCACAACAAAATGATTGATCTCGCTGTGCAGCTCGTACAGAAATGGTCACGATTGAACCCCGATGAGACGGTGAATGTACCGGATGATATGACCCGACTGACATTGGATACCATTGGATTATGTGGATTCAACTATCGGTTTAACAGCTTCTACCGGGAAGAACCGCATCCTTTCATAACAAGCATGGTACGTGCATTGGACGAATCCATGAGTTCGTTGCAGCGTTTGCGTCTGCAAGACAAGTTGATGATTACCAAAAAGAAACAGTTTGATCAAGATATCCGTTCGATGTTTTCCCTGGTGGATCATATCATTGCGGAGCGCAAAGAACAGCCCCAGGAAGGGGCAGATGATCTGTTGTCCCATATGCTCAGCGGCAAGGACCCGGAAACCGGTGAAACGCTGGACGATGAGAATATTCGATATCAGATCATTACCTTTCTGATTGCAGGACATGAGACGACGAGCGGCTTGTTGTCCTTTGCCATCTATTATCTGATGAAAAATCCGGACAAGCTCGCCAAGGCGCAAGCTGAAGCAGATCAGATTCTGAAAGATCCGGTTCCGACCTACAATCAGGTTCGTAATCTGAAGTATGTGCGGATGGTGCTGAACGAAGCATTGCGATTGTGGCCTACGGCTCCGGCATTTTCCTTATATGCCAAGGAGGACACGGTTCTGGACGGGAAATATCCTTTGAAAAAAGGAGACAGTGTCAGTGTGCTCATTCCCAAGCTGCATCGGGACCGCGAAGCTTGGGGCGAAGATGTGGAGGAATTCCGTCCAGAACGGTTCGAAGATCCGAGCAAGGTTCCGCATGATGCCTATAAACCATTTGGTAATGGCCAGCGGGCATGCATCGGTCAGCAGTTCGCCCTTCAGGAAGCAACACTTGTGCTGGGCATGGTCCTGAAGCATTTTGAATTCATCGATCATGCGGACTATCAGTTGAAAGTGAAAGAAACATTGACACTCAAACCCGATAACTTTACGATCCGTGTTCGTGCACGCGGGGGTCAGCCGGTCATGGCTGTTCCGGGTGTTGCCGTGGAGGAGCCGACTCCAGTTACTAAAAGACAAGAGCCAGATACAGCCAATGCTCATCACACCCCGATGCTTGTCCTGTATGGGTCCAATCTCGGGACTGCGGAAGGCATTGCGCGTGAGATCGCAGATACCGCCAGATATCAGGGCTTCCGCAGCGAGGTAGCTGCCCTGGATGATCGTGTAGGCAAGCTGCCGAAAGAAGGTGGCGTCATCATCGTTAGTGCATCCTACAACGGCCAGCCGCCTAGTAATGCGAAGGATTTTGTGGAATGGATCGAACATGCGGATGCAGGCGAATTCGAAGGCGTACGCTTCTCCGTACTGGGATGCGGGGATCACAACTGGGCCAGCACGTATCAGCGCATTCCCCGTTTGATTGATGAACAGCTGTCTGCCAAAGGAGCAGAGCGGTTATCGCCCATCGGAGAAAGTGATGCCAGCGGAGACTTTGAGAAACAGGTCAGCGATTGGACTGAGCAACTATGGCCGGATTTGGCAAGAACCATGGGAATTAAGCTGAATGAAAGTTCGGGTAGTGAACGCAGTTCCTTGTCTGTGCAGTTTGTCAGCGGACTGGCGGTAACACCGCTCGCGGATACGTATGATGCACATGTTGCTGAAGTGCTTGAGAATCGGGAACTTCACGATGCGGGCAGCGAACGCAGCACACGCCATCTGGAGATCAAACTTCCTGAAGGCATGACATATAGAGAAGGCGATCATTTAGGCATTTTACCGCAAAATCCGCCTGAGCTCGTGGAACGGGTATTAAAACGATACGGATTCACCGGAACGGAGCATTTGGTTCTGGATGCATCCGGTCGCAGCGCAGCTCATCTTCCACTGCATCAACCGGTGAATCTGGTTGATCTGCTCAGTCACAGTGTGGAGCTTCAGGAAGCAGCAACTCGCGCCCAACTGAGGGAACTGGCGGCGTACACCGTATGCCCGCCACATAAGAAGGAGCTTGAAGCACTTCTTGATGAATCGGTTTACATGGAAGAAGTCCGTAATAAGCGCATATCGATGCTGGATTACCTGGTGAAATATGAGGCATGCGAACTGCCATTCGAACGGTTTTTGGAGCTGTTGCCGTCTCTGAAAGCCCGTTATTACTCGGTTTCCAGTTCGCCGCGAGTACAGCCTGAGCAGGCCAGTATTACCGTTAGCGTGGTACGTGCTCCAGCCTGGAGCGGCCAGGGAGAATATAAAGGCATAGCGTCGAACTATTTGGCAAACCTGAAGCCGGGTGAAGAGGTAGTCATGTTCATACGGACACCTGAGTCCGGGTTCGAACTGCCAGAGAAAGCAGAGATTCCGATCATTATGGTTGGTCCAGGTACGGGCGTGGCTCCATTCCGTGGTTTCCTGCAGGCAAGACGGGTAATGAAGCAACAAGGTCAGCAGGTTGGTGAAGCCCATCTGTATTTTGGATGTCGCAACCCGGAACATGATTATTTGTATAAAAATGAACTCGAAACCGCTCAACATGAGGGGCTTGTTCAGCTTCATACCGCCTTCTCCCGTGTGGAGGGGGAAGTGAAGTGTTATGTACAACATCTGATGAGAGATGATGCACGTCAATTGATTCCTATACTTGAGCAGGGCGGACATTTGTATATCTGCGGCGATGGCAGCAAGATGGCACCTGATGTTGAGGCAACACTCAAGAAGGCTTATGCTGACATCAGTGGCAACTCGCTGGATCAAGCCGAAGAATGGCTGGAACGTTTGCAGCAGGATGGTCGTTACGCGAAGGATGTATGGACAGGTATCTAA
- a CDS encoding MGH1-like glycoside hydrolase domain-containing protein encodes MTEALLNKLRQISIHDHVQPGKPEDQKLIQEWQASGVRFAASGGRLEATYYSALEKLLNCIVPLDGSEPILQEGGIYLGCWLESTGTINAQLLSRLIPSVSETTYLAFAQHQREDGLLPYKLTENAPSFRQIQLVTPLARSVWNHYQLHGKNRAFLKTMYKAMVRYDEWIATYRNTRGTGCVEAFSTFDTGHDLSPRFWHVPDTPYKNDAASYHPDSPVLPFLAPDLTANIYCQRKYLSRMAEELGESGEEWKAKAETSLESLFRYCYDEEDMFFYDRDRNDELVRVQSDVLLRVMACEVGDRECFDNMLRRYLLNTSKFFAKYPFTSISMDDSRFDPFSSYNSWGGASNFLSLIRAPHAFEYHHRYVELTWVLQPILSSFSKAKRFAQALSPWTGEEGFTENYSPSILCLLDYVERLCGIMPVGSDQLWFTGLLPIDMDHGEEVTGHTAYSRTVNGVHFELVNTPERVMVYQGGNVLMEGPAGIRLITDRSGHLNGIIGMSVRTIEGELTYLGETIPIRIKGNEMQRYSDGVLKTERDIGMIFPSYR; translated from the coding sequence ATGACAGAAGCCCTGCTGAACAAGCTGCGTCAGATCTCGATCCACGATCATGTGCAGCCAGGTAAACCGGAAGATCAAAAGTTAATACAGGAATGGCAGGCGTCGGGTGTTCGATTCGCGGCATCCGGCGGACGACTGGAAGCGACTTATTATTCCGCATTGGAGAAGTTACTGAATTGCATTGTGCCCTTGGACGGCAGTGAGCCCATTCTTCAGGAAGGTGGCATCTATCTGGGCTGCTGGCTGGAGAGTACCGGCACCATTAATGCCCAGCTGCTGTCACGTCTGATTCCTTCTGTATCGGAAACAACCTACCTGGCTTTTGCCCAACACCAAAGAGAAGATGGGTTGCTGCCTTATAAGCTAACGGAGAACGCCCCTTCCTTCCGCCAGATTCAGCTCGTTACACCCTTGGCACGAAGCGTATGGAATCACTACCAGCTTCATGGAAAGAACCGAGCCTTCCTGAAGACCATGTACAAAGCCATGGTACGCTATGACGAATGGATTGCAACGTATCGCAATACCCGAGGGACCGGCTGTGTGGAGGCTTTTAGCACCTTTGATACTGGGCATGATCTGTCCCCCCGCTTCTGGCATGTTCCGGATACACCATATAAGAATGATGCCGCATCGTATCATCCGGACTCTCCTGTTCTGCCTTTTTTGGCACCAGACTTAACCGCCAATATCTATTGCCAGCGCAAGTACTTATCACGTATGGCCGAGGAGCTCGGAGAGTCCGGTGAAGAGTGGAAAGCAAAAGCGGAAACCAGTCTGGAAAGTCTTTTCCGTTACTGTTATGACGAAGAAGACATGTTCTTCTACGATCGGGATCGCAATGACGAATTGGTCAGGGTACAGTCCGATGTGCTGCTGCGTGTGATGGCCTGCGAGGTGGGCGACCGTGAATGTTTTGATAACATGCTGCGCCGGTATTTGCTGAACACAAGCAAGTTTTTTGCCAAATACCCGTTTACCTCCATATCGATGGATGATTCACGGTTCGATCCATTTTCTTCTTATAACAGCTGGGGTGGAGCGTCCAACTTCCTGAGTCTGATCCGTGCACCGCATGCCTTTGAATATCACCATCGCTATGTGGAATTGACCTGGGTACTGCAACCCATCTTGTCTTCCTTCTCCAAAGCAAAGCGTTTTGCGCAGGCTTTAAGCCCATGGACCGGGGAGGAGGGTTTTACCGAAAACTATTCCCCCTCCATTCTTTGCCTGCTGGATTATGTGGAACGGTTATGTGGGATCATGCCGGTTGGGTCGGACCAACTGTGGTTTACCGGTCTTCTCCCCATCGACATGGATCATGGCGAAGAAGTCACAGGTCATACGGCGTATAGCCGCACGGTGAACGGGGTGCATTTTGAATTGGTGAACACACCAGAACGGGTAATGGTATATCAGGGTGGTAACGTTCTAATGGAAGGGCCAGCAGGAATTCGGCTAATAACCGATCGGAGCGGACATTTGAATGGCATCATCGGAATGAGCGTACGCACCATTGAAGGGGAACTCACGTATCTGGGAGAGACCATTCCAATCCGAATCAAAGGAAATGAAATGCAAAGATATTCAGACGGAGTGTTAAAAACAGAGCGGGATATCGGTATGATCTTTCCCTCCTATCGTTAG
- a CDS encoding ABC transporter substrate-binding protein, with translation MFKRLMITVIASLLLLVTACSGTDHTGADKQTGTKTAEGGQVELRMMWWGDQKRADITNEALKVFQEKHPNIKIVGEFAPSSGYFDKLNTQLASGTAPDIFFLGGNVVDYAKKDVLLNLDPYVGNELNLDGMDATMVEYGRLDGKLQHISAGANARGIVVNQALFDQAGIPLPASDWTWEDYAAISKELSDKLGKGYYGTYNFTVDGMDIFLKQRGKQLYDMKNGTLGFAKEDILEWFTYWEQASKSGGVVTPELQVSNPPDDTSKSLLITGKAAMSLLPSNQLAAFQSLTEDKLILLPVPRGPKGTGVVFESSQGLSGYANTKHAKEVAILMDFWINDPDAAKILGNDRGVPVTEANRNLLQQEAGPVEEIVYNYTSFVSEATKTEPFDVSYNPPGFAEFSKLAQTTNQEIGFGRKSVEQAVTDFYNGTVRIFESNQ, from the coding sequence ATGTTCAAACGATTAATGATCACTGTTATAGCTTCACTCCTGTTATTGGTGACTGCCTGCTCTGGAACGGATCATACCGGTGCTGATAAGCAGACAGGAACGAAGACCGCTGAAGGCGGGCAAGTCGAATTGCGCATGATGTGGTGGGGCGATCAAAAACGGGCAGATATTACGAATGAAGCCCTGAAGGTTTTTCAGGAGAAACATCCGAATATTAAAATTGTAGGTGAGTTTGCGCCTTCCTCCGGATATTTTGACAAGTTGAATACACAGTTGGCATCGGGCACGGCACCGGATATTTTCTTCCTTGGGGGTAATGTGGTTGACTACGCCAAGAAGGATGTGCTTTTGAACCTGGACCCTTATGTCGGTAATGAACTGAATCTGGACGGCATGGATGCCACCATGGTTGAGTATGGGCGTCTTGATGGAAAGCTGCAGCATATTTCCGCTGGTGCAAATGCACGGGGCATTGTCGTTAATCAGGCGCTGTTCGATCAAGCGGGAATCCCTTTGCCCGCTTCGGATTGGACTTGGGAAGATTATGCTGCAATCAGCAAAGAGCTGTCCGACAAACTCGGGAAGGGCTATTATGGAACCTATAATTTCACGGTTGACGGTATGGACATCTTTTTGAAACAACGCGGCAAACAGCTGTATGATATGAAGAACGGCACGCTTGGATTTGCAAAAGAAGACATTTTGGAATGGTTCACTTACTGGGAGCAGGCTTCCAAATCCGGAGGTGTGGTCACGCCTGAATTGCAGGTTTCCAATCCACCGGATGATACGAGTAAATCCTTGCTTATTACGGGCAAGGCGGCTATGAGCCTGCTTCCTTCGAATCAATTGGCTGCTTTCCAGAGTCTCACGGAAGATAAGTTAATTCTTTTGCCTGTACCAAGGGGTCCAAAAGGAACTGGGGTTGTATTTGAATCCAGTCAGGGGTTGTCCGGTTATGCGAATACCAAACATGCAAAAGAAGTCGCGATCCTGATGGATTTCTGGATTAATGATCCGGATGCAGCCAAAATTCTCGGCAACGACCGCGGCGTGCCCGTTACGGAAGCCAACCGCAATCTGCTTCAGCAAGAAGCGGGACCTGTTGAGGAGATTGTATATAATTACACCAGCTTTGTATCTGAAGCTACGAAAACGGAGCCTTTTGACGTGAGCTATAATCCTCCGGGATTCGCTGAATTCTCCAAGTTGGCCCAGACAACCAATCAGGAAATCGGCTTTGGCCGAAAAAGTGTGGAGCAAGCCGTGACGGACTTCTATAATGGCACCGTGCGAATCTTTGAATCCAATCAATAA
- a CDS encoding carbohydrate ABC transporter permease: MPLKRRLVQAGRHAAIILFGLLMLYPVLWLILSSFKPNHLIFTSSSLIPTSFTLDHFVNGWKGLQGLSFGRFFGNSALISVMSVLGNVISCSLAAYAFSRLKFKFKGLWFSIMLVTIMLPYHVTLVPQYILYNELHWINTYFPLILPKWLAQDSFFILLMVQFIRGIPRELDESATIDGCGQSQIFFRIVVPLLVPALITTAIFTFIWSWDDFFSQMIYLSKIDLFTVQLGIRSLFDPSGQSDWGALLAMSTLSLLPVTIIFLVFQRYFLEGIATTGLK; encoded by the coding sequence ATGCCACTAAAGCGACGTTTGGTTCAAGCCGGGAGGCATGCCGCCATTATCCTCTTCGGTCTACTGATGTTGTATCCGGTGTTATGGTTAATTCTCAGTTCGTTTAAACCAAATCATCTCATCTTCACGAGTAGCAGCCTGATTCCAACCAGCTTCACTCTTGATCATTTTGTGAATGGGTGGAAAGGATTGCAAGGGTTGTCGTTTGGCCGCTTCTTCGGCAACTCGGCACTGATCTCCGTCATGAGTGTGTTGGGAAATGTGATTTCTTGTTCCCTTGCAGCCTACGCCTTTTCCAGATTGAAGTTCAAGTTCAAAGGCCTGTGGTTCAGCATTATGCTGGTCACCATCATGCTTCCTTACCATGTAACCTTGGTACCTCAGTACATTCTGTATAACGAGCTGCATTGGATTAATACGTATTTCCCGCTCATTCTACCCAAGTGGCTGGCACAGGATTCCTTCTTCATTCTGCTCATGGTTCAATTCATCCGTGGTATCCCACGGGAGCTGGACGAGAGCGCAACCATTGACGGTTGCGGGCAATCGCAGATTTTTTTCAGAATCGTGGTGCCCCTTCTCGTTCCTGCCCTGATCACAACAGCGATCTTCACCTTTATCTGGAGCTGGGATGACTTCTTTAGCCAGATGATCTACCTGAGCAAAATTGATCTGTTTACCGTACAGCTTGGGATTCGGTCGTTGTTCGATCCATCGGGACAATCGGATTGGGGCGCACTGCTCGCCATGTCCACGCTGTCTCTGCTGCCTGTGACCATTATCTTTCTGGTATTTCAGCGTTATTTTCTTGAGGGGATTGCAACGACTGGCCTGAAGTGA
- a CDS encoding carbohydrate ABC transporter permease: MRKLSKPLYGQQNVTAYLFLLPWLIGLFCLTLGPMVASFYLSLTKFNLLSSPTWTGLSNYVQIFTEDDTFRRSLGLTFYYVFLSVPLRLAFALLVAMALNKGIRGLGLYRTVYYIPSLLGGSVAIAIVWRQIFEGSGLVNQFLSWFGITGPAWIAHPDYVVYTIITLSVWQFGSAMVIFLAGLKQIPADLYEASDVDGAGKVRQFFGITLPMLSPVIFFNLIMSMINSFQAFTPAYVIGDGRGGPLDATMFYTLYLYLKGFSFFDMGYASALAWIMLVIIGVFTAIVFLTSKFWVFYGDNQEGR; the protein is encoded by the coding sequence ATGAGAAAGCTGTCCAAACCGTTATACGGCCAGCAGAATGTAACAGCCTATTTGTTTCTGCTGCCCTGGCTCATCGGACTTTTCTGTCTGACACTCGGACCGATGGTTGCGTCGTTCTACCTGTCCTTGACAAAATTTAATTTGTTATCATCACCAACGTGGACGGGGCTCAGCAACTATGTCCAGATTTTTACCGAAGACGATACCTTTCGCAGATCTTTGGGGCTAACGTTTTATTATGTATTTCTATCCGTTCCGCTTAGGCTTGCCTTTGCCCTGCTAGTGGCAATGGCGCTGAACAAAGGGATTCGTGGGCTCGGCTTATACCGGACCGTGTATTACATCCCTTCCCTACTGGGAGGCAGCGTCGCTATTGCGATCGTCTGGCGTCAGATTTTCGAAGGAAGCGGCTTGGTCAATCAGTTTCTGAGCTGGTTCGGAATCACCGGACCCGCCTGGATTGCCCATCCCGATTATGTGGTCTATACGATCATCACACTCTCTGTATGGCAATTTGGTTCGGCCATGGTTATTTTCCTGGCTGGCCTAAAGCAAATTCCAGCCGATTTATATGAAGCTTCGGACGTAGACGGGGCCGGAAAGGTACGCCAATTCTTTGGCATCACACTCCCGATGCTCTCTCCTGTTATTTTTTTCAACCTGATCATGAGCATGATCAATTCGTTTCAAGCCTTTACACCCGCTTATGTTATCGGGGATGGACGCGGAGGCCCGCTCGACGCCACCATGTTCTATACCTTGTACCTGTATCTGAAAGGCTTCTCGTTCTTTGATATGGGTTATGCTTCCGCTCTGGCGTGGATCATGCTGGTCATTATCGGGGTATTCACCGCAATTGTCTTTCTCACCTCGAAATTCTGGGTGTTCTACGGCGACAATCAGGAAGGGAGATAG
- a CDS encoding response regulator translates to MMYNVLIADDEIEVREGLKLKVNWKELGFVISGEAANGIEAEELLKAEHFDLLITDMNMPVMDGVQLLDICRSLNPSIQIMIITGYEDFHYARAGVRSQAMDYLLKPVTRVELKTTLNKIKDELDKKKQLHGDSERIQWRLSQYYKEMKQRFLLDLVRGHRHPPSSLPERIRLFHLEYWQDHSVCFITAGIRDSGIQTASVGRVPETLHLPFELLCYEMAQSYPDNVQVFHDGAHPGIMHFITLEGIQHEFAQQITAQTRSVLTMDVQVGLGLSVSGFERWKEGYIHSLLAWNSAGRKGAQDHVPVVDHSPLLPEETNRMLHRCLIRGELDSFRSVIRKELADSFRISTSHMIRSLFQISLLFEQESSWISPEWVLWLKTPDQAELLLMHWAEDFVKQQQPAEVGEHTVIESAKQYIEENYMLELTLTSLAEQYNYNSTYFSEIFKEAAGISFIQYVTEVRMKHAVRLLKETQLTVWDVTELTGFRSPSYFSSKFKKMFNISPSDYRLLHSEKIDNHDPKK, encoded by the coding sequence ATGATGTACAACGTATTGATCGCAGATGACGAGATCGAAGTTCGAGAAGGACTGAAATTGAAAGTGAACTGGAAAGAACTAGGCTTTGTCATTTCAGGTGAAGCGGCAAACGGCATCGAAGCCGAAGAGCTTCTGAAAGCTGAACATTTTGACTTGTTAATTACAGACATGAACATGCCTGTCATGGATGGCGTGCAATTGCTGGACATTTGCCGAAGTCTTAATCCTTCCATTCAGATTATGATCATCACTGGATATGAAGATTTCCACTATGCCAGAGCAGGTGTGCGCAGCCAGGCCATGGACTATTTGCTGAAGCCTGTAACCCGGGTTGAATTGAAAACCACTTTAAATAAAATCAAAGATGAGTTGGATAAAAAGAAACAGCTGCACGGCGATTCCGAAAGGATACAATGGCGTCTCTCCCAGTATTACAAAGAAATGAAGCAACGTTTCCTGCTTGATCTGGTTAGGGGACATCGCCACCCACCTTCTTCACTGCCAGAGCGAATACGGCTGTTTCATCTGGAATACTGGCAGGATCACAGCGTCTGTTTCATCACCGCTGGCATACGAGACTCCGGTATACAAACTGCATCAGTGGGGCGTGTTCCCGAAACGCTCCACCTTCCCTTCGAGCTGCTTTGTTACGAGATGGCCCAGTCCTATCCTGATAACGTGCAAGTGTTCCATGACGGAGCCCACCCTGGAATTATGCATTTCATAACATTGGAAGGTATTCAGCACGAATTTGCTCAGCAGATCACAGCACAGACCCGCTCTGTCTTAACGATGGATGTACAAGTTGGATTGGGATTGTCTGTGTCTGGGTTTGAGCGCTGGAAAGAAGGCTATATTCATTCCCTATTGGCATGGAACTCTGCTGGACGCAAAGGTGCACAGGATCATGTGCCCGTTGTAGATCATAGTCCATTACTGCCAGAGGAAACCAACCGCATGCTGCATCGTTGCCTCATTCGTGGAGAGCTGGATTCCTTCCGCAGCGTGATTCGAAAGGAGCTTGCTGACTCATTTCGGATATCCACTTCCCATATGATCCGAAGCCTTTTTCAAATTTCATTATTGTTCGAACAGGAATCCTCGTGGATTTCCCCGGAATGGGTGCTTTGGCTAAAGACTCCAGACCAGGCAGAACTATTGCTGATGCATTGGGCGGAAGATTTCGTGAAGCAACAGCAGCCAGCCGAGGTTGGAGAACATACGGTCATTGAATCAGCCAAACAATATATCGAGGAAAATTACATGCTGGAACTGACATTAACTTCGTTAGCTGAGCAATATAACTACAACTCTACCTATTTTTCAGAGATATTCAAAGAAGCTGCCGGCATCTCATTTATTCAATATGTAACCGAGGTGCGAATGAAACATGCCGTACGTTTACTGAAGGAAACCCAACTAACCGTTTGGGATGTTACAGAGCTGACAGGCTTCCGTTCCCCAAGCTATTTCAGTTCAAAATTCAAAAAAATGTTCAACATAAGTCCTTCAGATTATCGTTTGCTGCATTCCGAAAAAATTGATAATCATGATCCGAAGAAATGA